In a genomic window of Strix aluco isolate bStrAlu1 chromosome 3, bStrAlu1.hap1, whole genome shotgun sequence:
- the FBXO5 gene encoding F-box only protein 5: MKILIHHSQKDINTVMKSNLNHSFKMKCDFDCKPLHAGFTPLKSAVGKTRLEESCPLNYEESFCKSCAEEHQKIFLSDSHHAATRNLDLEDEGRPIHNKENKQVTQRLDEGICEMEALESSKFNEDSGYSSMLSNQYSDAIEHEDSIPLAGNLCGTPKHCLMKNQSEAQFSKKTLLPVIHYEEMICSTLKKSGKRNLKSWAAVDRILFRGNVELCNLIGKKMGLDRIDILAELFQKNLKHVLGNILRHLSEMDLINFAKVSKTWQKILQEDKWIFQMYSKAVKNLSNVSKASEPAATREYVLYRAALASIQKATPPNNLNKKGTRSKISKNHSRLMEFSEAAKTLKNTESLKVCHRCGSPAKYDSYLQRAMCSRESCGFDFCTKCLCSYHSSSVCMSGKPVKHSSKPGPLPGTKKSKQNLRRL; the protein is encoded by the exons ATGAAGATACTGATACACCACTCTCAAAAG GATATAAACACAGTAATGAAATCAAACCTTAACCactctttcaaaatgaaatgtgattttgaTTGTAAGCCTCTTCACGCTGGGTTTACACCATTGAAATCTGCTGTGGGGAAAACAAGACTGGAAGAATCCTGCCCCTTGAATTATGAGgaaagcttttgtaaaagctgtgctgaggagcaTCAGAAAATATTCCTTAGTGACTCACACCATGCAGCCACCAGAAATCTAGATCTTGAAGATGAAGGAAGGCCTAtacataacaaagaaaacaaacaagtaacTCAGAGACTTGATGAAGGGATCTGTGAAATGGAGGCACTGGAAAGCAGTAAATTTAATGAGGACAGTGGTTATTCCTCTATGTTAAGTAATCAATACTCTGATGCAATAGAACATGAGGATAGTATACCTTTGGCTGGGAATCTCTGTGGCACACCAAAGCATTGTCTTATGAAGAACCAAAGCGAAGCACAGTTTTCAAAGAAGACTTTGTTGCCAGTAATCCATTATGAAGAAATGATTTGCTCAACTTTGAAAAAAAGTGGTAAAAGAAATCTCAAGTCTTGGGCTGCAGTAGACAGAATTCTTTTTAGGGGAAATGTTGAACTTTGTAACCTAATTGGAAAGAAAATGGGATTAGACAGAATAGACATTCTTGCCGAACTCTTCCAAAAGAACCTGAAGCATGtattaggaaacattttaagGCATCTCAGTGAGATGGATTTAATAAA TTTTGCCAAAGTCAGCAAAACATGGCAGAAGATCCTACAAGAAGATAAATGGATTTTCCAAATGTATAGTAAAGCTGTGAAAAACCTTTCT aaTGTCTCTAAGGCATCAGAGCCTGCTGCAACAAGGGAGTATGTTCTTTACCGAGCGGCTTTAGCTTCCATTCAGAAAGCCACCCCACCAAACAACTTGAATAAAAAAGGCACCAGATCCAAGATATCTAAGAATCACAGCAGGCTTATGGAGTTTTCTGAG GCTGCCAAGAccttgaaaaacactgaaagcCTTAAAGTCTGCCATCGCTGTGGCTCACCTGCAAAGTATGACTCCTACCTACAAAGAGCGATGTGCAGTCGTGAAAGTTGTGGCTTTGACTTTTGCACAAAGTGCCTGTGCAGCTACCACAGCTCCAGTGTCTGTATGAGT
- the MTRF1L gene encoding peptide chain release factor 1-like, mitochondrial isoform X1 yields the protein MRLLSRALRAAQGCRAAALPPRSPRAAPVGGSAAGTCPPQPRRGLSARPGLDELFAAPSLRRLLAARGRGGAGPELAARIQQLRDKEQELRDTRELARQDESEDFQKLTEKEIASCEEEIAELKHQIVLLLIPSEETDESDLVMEVTAGVGGQEAMLFTSEILDMYQRYAAYKKWKFEILEYFPSEIGGLRHAVASIAGVEAYKYMKFEGGVHRVQRVPKTEKQGRIHTSTMTVAILPQPTEMRLQINPKDLRIETKRASGAGGQHVNTTDSAVRIVHIPTGIVSECQQERSQIRNKEKAMQMLCAKLYNAKLEEETKKRTSVRKIQIGTKGRSEKIRTYNFPQDRITDHRISRSVHHIECFMLGEEMLDEMIQALREYADYESLMEIISENEKKNLS from the exons ATGCGGCTGCTCTCGCGAGCTCTCCGCGCGGCGCAAGGCTGCcgggcggccgcgctgccccctCGGAGCCCCCGGGCAGCGCCGGtcgggggcagcgcggcggggacGTGCCCGCCGCAACCGCGCCGCGGGCTGAGCGCCCGGCCCGGCTTAGACGAGCTGTTCGCCGCCCCCTCCTTACGTCGCCTGctggcggcgcggggccggggcggggcggggccggagCTGGCGGCGCGGATCCAGCAGCTGCGCGACAAGGAGCAGGAGCTGCGCGACACGCGGGAGCTGGCGCGGCAAG ATGAGAGCGAAGATTTCCAGAAGCttacagaaaaggaaattgcCTCCTGTGAAGAAGAGATAGCTGAACTGAAACATCAG ATAGTGTTGCTTTTGATTCCTTCAGAAGAAACAGATGAGAGTGATCTTGTCATGGAAGTAACCGCTGGAGTTGGAGGGCAGGAAGCCATGCTGTTCACCTCGGAGATACTTGATATGTATCAACGATATGCTGCCTATAAAAAGTGGAAATTTGAAATACTAGAATACTTTCCCAGTGAAATAG GTGGCCTAAGACATGCAGTTGCCAGTATAGCAGGTGTTGAGGCTTACAAATACATGAAATTTGAAGGAGGAGTGCATCGTGTTCAGCGGGTgccaaagacagaaaaacaaggaCGCATTCACACTAGCACAATGACTGTTGCCATATTACCCCAACCCACCGAG ATGAGGCTGCAAATTAATCCAAAAGATCTACGGATAGAAACAAAGCGAGCTAGTGGAGCTGGAGGCCAACATGTCAATACCACAGACAGTGCTGTACGGATAGTTCATATTCCAACAG GGATTGTGTCTGAATGTCAGCAAGAAAGATCTCAAATTAGAAACAAAGAGAAGGCCATGCAAATGCTCTGTGCTAAACTGTACAATGCCAAACTGGAAGAAGAAACCAAAAAGAGAACCAGTGTTCGAAAGATTCAA ATTGGGACTAAAGGAAGATCGGAGAAGATCAGAACATACAACTTTCCACAGGACCGGATTACTGATCACAGGATAAGCAGATCAGTGCATCATATTGAGTGTTTCATGCTAGGGGAAGAAATGCTAGATGAAATGATACAGGCCCTGAGAGAATATGCTGATTATGAATctttaatggaaattatttcagaaaatgaaaaaaagaatctaTCCTGA
- the MTRF1L gene encoding peptide chain release factor 1-like, mitochondrial isoform X2: MEVTAGVGGQEAMLFTSEILDMYQRYAAYKKWKFEILEYFPSEIGGLRHAVASIAGVEAYKYMKFEGGVHRVQRVPKTEKQGRIHTSTMTVAILPQPTEMRLQINPKDLRIETKRASGAGGQHVNTTDSAVRIVHIPTGIVSECQQERSQIRNKEKAMQMLCAKLYNAKLEEETKKRTSVRKIQIGTKGRSEKIRTYNFPQDRITDHRISRSVHHIECFMLGEEMLDEMIQALREYADYESLMEIISENEKKNLS, encoded by the exons ATGGAAGTAACCGCTGGAGTTGGAGGGCAGGAAGCCATGCTGTTCACCTCGGAGATACTTGATATGTATCAACGATATGCTGCCTATAAAAAGTGGAAATTTGAAATACTAGAATACTTTCCCAGTGAAATAG GTGGCCTAAGACATGCAGTTGCCAGTATAGCAGGTGTTGAGGCTTACAAATACATGAAATTTGAAGGAGGAGTGCATCGTGTTCAGCGGGTgccaaagacagaaaaacaaggaCGCATTCACACTAGCACAATGACTGTTGCCATATTACCCCAACCCACCGAG ATGAGGCTGCAAATTAATCCAAAAGATCTACGGATAGAAACAAAGCGAGCTAGTGGAGCTGGAGGCCAACATGTCAATACCACAGACAGTGCTGTACGGATAGTTCATATTCCAACAG GGATTGTGTCTGAATGTCAGCAAGAAAGATCTCAAATTAGAAACAAAGAGAAGGCCATGCAAATGCTCTGTGCTAAACTGTACAATGCCAAACTGGAAGAAGAAACCAAAAAGAGAACCAGTGTTCGAAAGATTCAA ATTGGGACTAAAGGAAGATCGGAGAAGATCAGAACATACAACTTTCCACAGGACCGGATTACTGATCACAGGATAAGCAGATCAGTGCATCATATTGAGTGTTTCATGCTAGGGGAAGAAATGCTAGATGAAATGATACAGGCCCTGAGAGAATATGCTGATTATGAATctttaatggaaattatttcagaaaatgaaaaaaagaatctaTCCTGA